The following are from one region of the Streptococcus sp. 1643 genome:
- the dapB gene encoding 4-hydroxy-tetrahydrodipicolinate reductase — MSIRVIIAGFKGKMGQAACQMVLADPDLDLVAVLDPFESESEWQGIPVFNDKADLAGVEADVWVDFTTPAVAYENTRFALENGFAPVVGTTGFTSEEITELKAFSREQDLGGLIAPNFALGAVLLMQFASQAAKYFPNVEIIELHHDKKKDAPSGTAIKTAELMAEVRESIQQGAPDEEELIAGARGADFDGMRIHSVRLPGLVAHQEVIFGNQGEGLTLRHDSYDRSSFMTGVNLGIKEVVKRHELVYGLEHLL, encoded by the coding sequence ATGAGTATTCGAGTAATTATTGCCGGTTTTAAGGGAAAGATGGGTCAGGCTGCTTGTCAGATGGTCTTGGCTGATCCAGACTTGGACTTGGTCGCAGTTTTGGATCCTTTTGAGTCTGAGTCAGAATGGCAGGGAATTCCTGTCTTCAATGATAAGGCTGACTTGGCTGGTGTTGAAGCGGATGTCTGGGTGGATTTTACTACACCAGCCGTTGCCTACGAAAATACACGCTTTGCTCTTGAAAATGGCTTTGCTCCAGTAGTTGGAACAACAGGATTCACTAGTGAAGAAATTACAGAACTAAAAGCATTTTCCCGTGAACAAGATTTGGGTGGCTTGATCGCCCCTAACTTTGCCTTGGGCGCTGTCTTGCTTATGCAATTTGCGTCCCAGGCTGCCAAATATTTCCCAAATGTGGAGATTATCGAGCTCCATCATGACAAGAAAAAAGATGCTCCGAGTGGAACAGCCATTAAAACAGCTGAGTTGATGGCAGAAGTTCGAGAGTCTATCCAACAAGGTGCGCCTGATGAGGAAGAATTGATTGCAGGTGCCCGTGGTGCTGATTTTGATGGCATGCGGATCCACTCAGTTCGTTTGCCAGGCTTAGTAGCTCATCAAGAAGTTATCTTTGGCAATCAGGGAGAAGGATTGACCCTTCGTCATGACTCCTATGATCGCAGCTCCTTCATGACAGGGGTCAATTTGGGAATCAAAGAAGTTGTCAAGCGTCATGAGCTTGTCTATGGATTAGAACACTTATTATGA
- a CDS encoding CCA tRNA nucleotidyltransferase, producing MRLTQMPSEFQKALPVLEKIKEAGFEAYFVGGSVRDALLNRPIHDVDIATSSYPEETKQIFPRTADIGIEHGTVLVLDGDEEYEVTTFRTEDVYVDYRRPSAVSFVRSLKEDLKRRDFTVNAFALDETGEIIDLFHGLKDLENQVLRAVGVASERFNEDALRIMRGFRFQASLGFELESETFKAMKALTPLLEKISVERTFVEFDKLLLAPFWRRGLASMIESQAYDYLPDMADSREKLQKLFDLEANFTFESSEQAWATLLWALEIKDAQPFLKHWKTSRQFVKQVQDLLTILALREEGELSKRDCYRFDLDSLLQAERLRQAQGKEVNPQLITETYQSLTIHDKKEIQINGGILIKEYGYQPGPDLGDILTEIEFAIVDGDLENDRDAIHTYLREKK from the coding sequence ATGAGATTAACGCAAATGCCTTCTGAATTTCAGAAGGCTTTACCAGTATTAGAAAAAATTAAAGAAGCAGGATTTGAAGCCTATTTTGTTGGGGGCTCCGTCAGAGATGCCCTCCTCAATCGTCCTATCCACGATGTGGATATTGCGACTTCATCCTATCCAGAAGAGACCAAGCAGATTTTTCCGCGAACAGCTGATATCGGAATCGAGCACGGAACTGTCTTGGTTTTAGATGGTGACGAGGAGTATGAGGTAACCACCTTTCGGACAGAGGATGTCTATGTAGACTATCGCAGACCCAGTGCGGTTTCCTTTGTGCGTTCGCTAAAAGAGGACCTCAAACGTCGTGATTTCACAGTTAATGCCTTTGCCTTGGATGAGACAGGCGAAATTATTGATTTGTTCCATGGTCTCAAAGATCTGGAAAATCAAGTCTTGCGAGCAGTTGGAGTGGCTAGTGAACGTTTCAACGAAGATGCTTTGCGGATTATGCGTGGTTTCCGTTTTCAGGCCAGTCTTGGCTTTGAACTTGAGTCAGAAACGTTTAAAGCTATGAAGGCCTTAACGCCACTTTTGGAGAAAATTTCTGTGGAGCGTACCTTCGTTGAGTTTGATAAACTCTTGCTGGCTCCGTTTTGGAGAAGGGGCTTAGCTTCCATGATTGAGAGTCAAGCTTATGATTACCTCCCTGATATGGCAGACAGTCGAGAAAAGCTCCAAAAATTGTTTGATTTAGAGGCGAATTTCACCTTTGAGTCTTCTGAACAAGCCTGGGCGACCCTCTTGTGGGCTTTGGAGATTAAGGATGCACAGCCATTTTTGAAGCATTGGAAAACCTCACGTCAATTTGTAAAGCAGGTTCAGGATTTGCTGACTATTTTGGCTCTACGAGAAGAAGGAGAGTTGAGCAAGCGTGATTGTTACCGTTTTGACTTGGATTCCCTTCTACAAGCTGAACGTCTTCGTCAAGCCCAAGGAAAAGAGGTCAACCCCCAACTTATCACAGAAACTTACCAGAGTTTGACCATTCATGACAAGAAAGAAATCCAGATTAACGGTGGTATTTTAATCAAGGAATATGGTTACCAGCCAGGTCCAGATTTGGGAGATATTTTAACTGAGATTGAGTTTGCCATTGTCGATGGTGACTTGGAGAATGACCGTGATGCCATTCATACTTACCTGAGGGAGAAAAAATGA
- a CDS encoding ABC-F family ATP-binding cassette domain-containing protein: MSDFIVEKLSKSVGDKTVFKDISFIIHDLDRIGLIGVNGTGKTTLLDVLSGVSGYDGDVSPFSAKNDYKIGYLTQNPDFDDSKTVLDTVLSSDLKEIQLIREYELIMLNYSEDKQARLERVMAEMDSLQAWEIESQVKTVLSKLGIQNLSTPVGELSGGLRRRVQLAQVLLGNHDLLLLDEPTNHLDIATIEWLTLFLKNSKKTVLFITHDRYFLDALSTRIFELDRAGLTEYQGNYQDYVRLKAEQDERDAALLHKKEQLYKQELAWMRRQPQARATKQQARINRFHDLKKEVSDGVADTDLTMNFETSRIGKKVIEFQNVSFSYENKPILQDFNLLVQAKDRIGIVGDNGVGKSTLLNLIAGSLEPTKGQVIIGETVRIAYFSQQIEGLDESKRVINYLQEVAEEVKTSGGSTTSIAELLEQFLFPRSTHGTLIEKLSGGEKKRLYLLKLLLERPNVLLLDEPTNDLDIATLTVLENFLQGFAGPVLTVSHDRYFLDKVATKILAFENGKIRPFFGHYTDYLDEKAFEAETASQVQKAEKEKVVKVREDKKRMTYQEKQEWASIEGDIEDLENRIATIEEEMQANGSDFGKLATLQKELDEKNEALLEKYERYEYLSELA, translated from the coding sequence ATGAGTGATTTTATCGTTGAAAAACTAAGTAAATCCGTTGGTGACAAGACCGTTTTTAAGGATATTTCTTTTATCATCCATGATTTGGACAGAATCGGTCTGATTGGTGTCAATGGAACGGGTAAGACCACCCTTTTAGATGTTTTATCAGGTGTTTCTGGCTATGACGGGGATGTCAGTCCTTTTTCAGCTAAGAATGACTATAAGATTGGCTACTTGACTCAGAATCCAGATTTTGATGATAGCAAGACAGTTTTGGACACGGTTCTGTCCAGCGACCTCAAGGAAATCCAGTTGATTCGTGAGTATGAGTTAATCATGCTCAACTACAGTGAGGACAAGCAGGCTCGTTTGGAACGGGTCATGGCAGAGATGGATTCTCTCCAAGCCTGGGAAATTGAAAGCCAGGTCAAGACGGTCCTCAGCAAGCTAGGTATTCAGAACTTGTCGACTCCAGTTGGTGAATTGTCAGGTGGTCTAAGAAGACGGGTTCAGTTGGCGCAAGTTCTCCTAGGAAACCACGACCTCCTGCTTCTGGACGAGCCGACTAACCACCTGGACATTGCGACCATTGAGTGGCTGACCCTTTTTTTGAAAAATTCCAAGAAGACCGTTCTCTTTATCACACATGATCGTTATTTCCTAGACGCTTTGTCAACACGGATTTTCGAGTTGGACCGAGCAGGCTTGACCGAGTATCAGGGAAATTACCAGGACTATGTCCGCCTAAAAGCGGAACAAGATGAGCGTGACGCTGCCCTTCTCCACAAAAAAGAACAACTTTATAAGCAAGAACTGGCCTGGATGCGCAGACAACCGCAGGCGCGTGCGACCAAGCAGCAAGCTCGTATCAATCGTTTCCACGATTTGAAAAAAGAAGTTTCAGATGGCGTTGCTGATACAGACTTGACCATGAACTTTGAAACCAGTCGGATTGGGAAAAAAGTCATCGAGTTTCAGAATGTTTCCTTCTCCTATGAAAACAAGCCCATTTTGCAAGATTTTAATCTATTGGTGCAAGCCAAAGACCGTATCGGAATCGTTGGGGACAACGGTGTCGGGAAGTCAACTCTGCTTAATCTCATCGCAGGGAGTCTTGAGCCGACTAAAGGCCAAGTGATCATCGGTGAGACGGTTCGCATCGCCTATTTTTCTCAACAAATTGAAGGTTTGGATGAAAGCAAACGGGTTATCAATTACCTGCAGGAAGTAGCAGAAGAGGTTAAGACCAGTGGTGGTTCTACAACTTCCATCGCTGAGTTGCTAGAGCAGTTCCTCTTTCCACGTTCGACGCATGGAACCTTGATTGAGAAATTGTCTGGTGGCGAGAAAAAACGTCTTTATCTCCTCAAATTGCTCTTGGAAAGACCAAATGTTCTCCTCTTGGACGAGCCAACCAATGACTTGGATATTGCGACCTTGACAGTCTTGGAAAATTTCTTGCAGGGCTTTGCAGGTCCTGTCTTGACAGTTAGCCACGATCGTTATTTCTTGGATAAGGTAGCGACCAAGATTCTCGCCTTTGAGAATGGTAAGATTCGTCCTTTCTTTGGCCATTACACTGATTACCTTGACGAAAAAGCCTTTGAAGCAGAAACAGCAAGTCAAGTTCAAAAGGCCGAAAAAGAGAAAGTGGTCAAAGTCCGTGAAGACAAGAAGCGTATGACCTATCAAGAAAAGCAGGAGTGGGCAAGCATTGAAGGCGATATTGAAGACTTGGAAAATCGTATCGCTACTATTGAA